A single Lactuca sativa cultivar Salinas chromosome 8, Lsat_Salinas_v11, whole genome shotgun sequence DNA region contains:
- the LOC111918551 gene encoding heat stress transcription factor C-1, whose translation MEVNDAIAPFVLKTYQMVNDPSSDYLIRWGKADNSFIVVDSSRFSQCLLPAFFKHSNFSSFIRQLNTYGFRKVDPDKCEFANEWFLRGQVHLLKNIGRKKQSNSRGNVNDEEDGMVVEIARLKEEQKVLEKEMVGMRKRLEATERRPKQIMALLCQVAEDPQILTRMMLETKQKRLVEKKKQRTSPASSSGVANSVKSDECEESRVDESFAKGALFWRSSTVADAPLIRFPTNKAGGGGGSFDTDHGSGPVGSDVRPPPPYPFSLLGGGF comes from the exons ATGGAGGTGAACGACGCAATTGCGCCGTTTGTTTTAAAGACTTACCAAATGGTAAACGATCCGTCGTCGGATTATCTCATCCGGTGGGGGAAAGCCGACAACAGCTTCATCGTCGTCGACTCATCACGTTTCTCTCAATGCCTCTTGCCTGCATTCTTCAAGCACAGCAATTTCTCCAGTTTCATACGCCAATTAAATACTTAT GGATTCAGAAAAGTGGATCCTGATAAATGTGAATTCGCGAATGAGTGGTTTTTGAGAGGACAGGTGCATTTACTGAAGAACATAGGGAGGAAAAAGCAGAGTAACAGCAGAGGAAATGTTAACGATGAGGAAGATGGAATGGTGGTGGAGATTGCGAGATTAAAGGAGGAGCAGAAGGTATTGGAGAAGGAGATGGTAGGGATGAGAAAGCGGCTCGAGGCGACGGAGCGGCGGCCGAAGCAAATCATGGCGTTATTGTGTCAAGTGGCTGAAGATCCGCAGATCTTGACGCGTATGATGCTCGAAACGAAACAAAAACGGTTGGTGGAGAAGAAAAAGCAACGGACGTCGCCGGCGTCGTCGAGTGGCGTTGCGAATTCCGTTAAATCTGATGAATGTGAGGAGTCACGGGTTGACGAATCGTTTGCTAAGGGAGCGTTGTTTTGGCGGTCGTCGACGGTGGCAGATGCACCGTTGATAAGGTTTCCGACGAACAAGGccggtggtggcggtggtagcTTTGATACTGACCATGGAAGCGGGCCGGTAGGTTCAGATGTAAGACCACCACCACCTTATCCTTTTTCGCTGTTGGGCGGCGGCTTTTAG